The proteins below come from a single Oscillospiraceae bacterium genomic window:
- a CDS encoding cyclase family protein encodes MILDLSHRLTDNTPAYPGDPDFRLTKREGTIGYVSYKISGCLHNGTHVDLPMHQLFGGTTCADFPPDRFFGDGQVLDVRGKTVITCADFDLIPGYIPLFFTGWDKAFGKPEYFTAHPMLDMSAAEKLASAGVKLIGLDFPSPDALPFTVHLYLLEHDICIVENLRDLEQLRGPFKFSAFPLALEAEASLVRAIAIV; translated from the coding sequence ATGATTCTCGATCTATCCCACCGTCTCACCGACAATACGCCGGCTTACCCCGGCGACCCGGATTTTCGTTTGACTAAACGCGAAGGCACGATCGGTTATGTCTCTTATAAAATCAGCGGCTGTCTGCATAACGGCACCCATGTCGATCTGCCGATGCATCAGTTGTTCGGCGGCACGACCTGTGCCGATTTTCCGCCGGACCGCTTTTTCGGCGACGGGCAGGTGCTTGACGTACGCGGCAAAACGGTCATCACCTGTGCCGATTTTGATTTGATCCCGGGATATATCCCGCTGTTTTTCACCGGCTGGGACAAGGCCTTCGGCAAACCCGAATACTTTACCGCTCACCCCATGCTCGACATGAGCGCCGCCGAAAAACTGGCTTCCGCCGGGGTCAAATTAATCGGCCTCGACTTCCCGTCCCCCGATGCTCTGCCGTTCACGGTGCATTTGTATTTACTCGAACACGATATCTGCATCGTCGAAAACCTGAGAGACCTTGAACAACTGCGCGGCCCGTTCAAATTCAGCGCCTTTCCCCTCGCCCTCGAAGCCGAAGCCTCGTTGGTGCGGGCAATCGCTATCGTCTAG
- a CDS encoding aminotransferase class I/II-fold pyridoxal phosphate-dependent enzyme encodes MSKPAFLGGPKTVTLDFAEEMRWPIYGEEEEKAILDVLHRAAMSGTDITIKFENEFAKWMGLKYAVGYTSGTMALAAAMFSVGLGRGDELICPSLTYWASCIQAYLFGATPVFCDVDPNTLCIDPKDFERRITPNTKAVMVVHYIGHPADMDAIMAIAKKHNIKVIEDVSHAQGGLYKGKKLGTFGDVAAMSLMSGKSFAIGEAGIFVTNDRRSYERALVYGHYERNNTDNITEPDLLPLVGLPLGSVKGRVHQMSSAVGLIQLKYYDERCVEIRKAMNYFWDQLEGTPGIRAHRVDEKTGSTMAGWYYAHGLYKAEELGGLPIAKFCAAVRAEGVPDVNPGANRPLHTHPMMQTADLYRDGKPTRIAFTETDVREATASLPVSAAINSQIYSVPWVKKYNKALIDQFVAAFKKVSANYKELLADPTEFPEPAGVWFTFGAKKPEK; translated from the coding sequence ATGAGCAAACCGGCATTTTTGGGCGGCCCGAAAACCGTAACCCTCGATTTCGCGGAGGAGATGCGCTGGCCGATCTACGGCGAAGAAGAGGAAAAAGCGATTCTGGACGTACTCCATCGTGCGGCTATGAGCGGCACGGATATCACGATCAAATTCGAAAATGAATTCGCCAAATGGATGGGTTTGAAATATGCGGTCGGCTACACCAGCGGCACGATGGCGCTTGCGGCCGCGATGTTTTCCGTCGGGCTCGGGCGCGGCGACGAGCTGATCTGCCCGTCGCTGACCTATTGGGCTTCCTGCATTCAAGCCTACTTATTCGGCGCGACGCCGGTATTCTGCGACGTCGACCCGAACACCCTCTGCATCGATCCGAAAGACTTTGAGCGCCGCATCACCCCGAACACCAAGGCGGTCATGGTTGTCCATTACATAGGCCATCCCGCCGATATGGATGCGATTATGGCCATCGCGAAAAAACACAACATCAAGGTCATCGAAGACGTCTCACACGCCCAGGGCGGCCTGTATAAAGGTAAAAAGCTCGGCACTTTCGGCGACGTCGCCGCTATGAGCCTGATGAGCGGAAAATCGTTCGCCATCGGGGAAGCCGGCATCTTTGTCACGAACGACCGCAGGTCTTATGAGCGCGCGCTGGTCTACGGGCATTACGAGAGAAATAATACCGACAACATCACCGAACCGGATCTGCTCCCGCTGGTCGGCCTTCCGCTCGGAAGTGTCAAGGGCAGAGTCCATCAGATGTCCTCAGCCGTCGGCCTGATCCAATTGAAATACTACGACGAGCGCTGCGTTGAAATCCGCAAGGCGATGAATTATTTCTGGGATCAGCTCGAAGGCACTCCCGGCATCCGCGCCCACCGCGTCGACGAAAAGACCGGCTCGACCATGGCGGGCTGGTACTACGCCCACGGACTCTATAAAGCCGAAGAACTCGGCGGCCTTCCGATCGCCAAATTCTGCGCCGCCGTGCGCGCCGAGGGTGTGCCCGATGTCAACCCAGGCGCCAACCGCCCGCTTCACACCCACCCGATGATGCAGACCGCCGATCTCTACCGCGACGGAAAACCGACCCGCATCGCTTTCACCGAGACCGATGTGCGCGAAGCCACCGCATCCCTTCCGGTCTCAGCCGCGATCAACAGCCAAATCTATTCGGTTCCGTGGGTTAAAAAATACAACAAAGCGCTCATCGACCAATTTGTCGCGGCGTTCAAAAAAGTCAGCGCGAATTATAAAGAACTGCTTGCTGACCCGACCGAATTTCCCGAACCCGCCGGCGTCTGGTTCACCTTCGGCGCCAAAAAACCCGAAAAATGA
- a CDS encoding lysophospholipid acyltransferase family protein, whose translation MAEPDKNRCGEARWTGGLSRNRFMQEFIRHTLGVYIRKKFNFRFEKYTPKEGAFLLLINHTNDCDPFLASLLLPGYIRFVATEQLTEGPAGKLVSFLVNPIPRKKGASADDTVQYIRINLRLGISVAMFPEGVVSVNGQSGYFSPRTGDLVKNSAGGLITCRITGGYLCYPVWAKHPRRGPAEGKIVREYTREELDKMSVDEINAAIAGDLYVNAYEEQSKNPKRYRGKSFAEGLENALFVCPKCHGVGTMHSKKNDYFCDCGYRVTLGENGFFIGQDIVFNNVLDWDLWQREYIKEQIPIWKQDHILPITADGGQSHKGLKLLGTSGGKRRHPLIKDLRIRLYSDRLEFSDGEKARCFMMSEIGRMASHRSSRLLFTCGGRYYEAASKHEWPVFKYVALWRFLTGRHYL comes from the coding sequence ATGGCTGAACCCGACAAAAACCGATGCGGCGAGGCGAGATGGACCGGGGGGTTATCCCGCAACCGTTTTATGCAGGAGTTTATCAGGCATACGCTCGGAGTCTATATCAGGAAAAAATTTAATTTCCGGTTTGAAAAATATACGCCCAAAGAAGGGGCGTTTTTACTGCTGATCAATCATACCAATGACTGCGACCCGTTCTTGGCCTCCTTATTGCTGCCGGGCTATATCCGTTTTGTGGCGACCGAACAATTGACCGAAGGGCCCGCCGGAAAACTTGTTTCGTTTCTGGTCAATCCGATCCCGCGAAAAAAAGGCGCAAGCGCCGACGATACCGTGCAATACATCCGGATCAATCTGCGGCTCGGCATCAGCGTAGCGATGTTCCCCGAGGGGGTCGTCTCGGTCAATGGGCAGAGCGGGTATTTTTCCCCGCGGACGGGTGATTTGGTAAAAAACAGTGCCGGCGGGTTAATCACCTGCCGCATCACAGGCGGATATCTCTGTTATCCGGTATGGGCAAAACACCCGAGACGCGGACCCGCCGAGGGGAAAATCGTGCGTGAATACACGCGTGAAGAGCTTGACAAAATGAGCGTTGACGAGATCAACGCGGCGATTGCGGGAGATCTATACGTCAACGCTTATGAGGAGCAGAGCAAAAACCCAAAACGTTATCGCGGCAAATCGTTTGCGGAAGGGTTGGAGAATGCGTTGTTCGTCTGTCCGAAATGCCATGGAGTCGGGACGATGCACAGCAAAAAAAACGATTATTTCTGCGATTGCGGTTATCGGGTCACACTCGGCGAAAATGGATTTTTTATCGGGCAGGATATCGTTTTCAACAATGTTTTGGACTGGGATCTGTGGCAGCGGGAATATATCAAAGAGCAGATTCCGATATGGAAGCAGGATCATATCCTGCCGATTACCGCTGATGGCGGGCAATCGCACAAAGGGCTGAAGTTGCTCGGGACTTCGGGCGGAAAGCGACGTCACCCCTTGATCAAAGACCTGCGGATTCGGCTATACAGCGATCGGTTGGAATTCTCCGACGGCGAAAAAGCGAGGTGTTTTATGATGTCCGAAATCGGAAGGATGGCAAGCCACCGCTCGAGCAGGTTGCTGTTCACCTGCGGCGGACGGTATTACGAGGCTGCGTCAAAACATGAATGGCCGGTGTTTAAATATGTGGCGCTTTGGCGATTTTTGACGGGAAGGCATTACTTATAA
- the tsaA gene encoding tRNA (N6-threonylcarbamoyladenosine(37)-N6)-methyltransferase TrmO, with product MFTPIGTVKCPVTEKVDRDWGTVISQIVLAPEYEKGLTGLAEFSHTLIIFHLNEAKFIPEKHLVRRPQGRDDMPMIGIFAQRAKDRPNPIGITAVEIIGVDKNILTVKGLDAIDGTPVLDIKPYYPQYDKKDASTPNWVETLMETYF from the coding sequence ATGTTTACACCCATCGGAACCGTAAAATGCCCTGTGACCGAAAAGGTCGACCGCGACTGGGGCACCGTCATTTCACAAATCGTCCTCGCCCCCGAATATGAAAAAGGGCTGACCGGTTTGGCCGAATTCAGCCATACCCTCATCATATTTCATCTGAACGAGGCCAAATTTATCCCCGAAAAACACCTCGTCCGCAGACCGCAGGGCCGCGACGATATGCCGATGATCGGCATTTTCGCCCAGCGCGCCAAAGACCGTCCCAACCCGATCGGCATTACCGCTGTTGAGATTATCGGTGTAGATAAGAATATTTTAACCGTAAAGGGTCTCGACGCCATCGACGGCACTCCGGTGCTCGATATCAAGCCCTACTATCCGCAATACGACAAAAAAGACGCCTCCACCCCCAACTGGGTGGAAACGCTGATGGAAACCTATTTTTAA
- a CDS encoding Gfo/Idh/MocA family oxidoreductase, with protein sequence MFKIGIIGSDNSHADAFSKLLNVGLDPNDPQARLLCPDLKASGNAMFPFPDYKVAAIYGTDEKRNKEVAEVGKIPYIAKTPEDLFEKVDGVMVVWRHGDLHAKYALPFIEKGMPTWIDKPFTINPKETDAIFAAAKKSGAVLAGGSTVKYVPAILDCKKAVEAAGDQFKGGSMTYAVSMENDYGNLFFYSQHLVECALEVFGYGVKSVFGASDGKNATAILKYADKDCVLHFVSDNYRYRVMMHLGKETDYRDFDIPGSYFYGFSEFAKAIEAKKTLLSESHMKEAVNVLWAVDQSIKTGKEVTL encoded by the coding sequence ATGTTCAAAATCGGAATTATCGGCTCGGACAACTCCCATGCCGACGCGTTCTCCAAACTGCTCAACGTCGGCCTCGACCCCAACGACCCGCAGGCGCGCCTGCTCTGCCCCGATCTGAAAGCGTCGGGCAACGCGATGTTTCCGTTCCCGGATTACAAAGTCGCCGCCATCTACGGCACCGACGAAAAGCGCAACAAGGAAGTCGCCGAAGTCGGAAAAATCCCCTATATCGCCAAAACCCCCGAAGACCTTTTTGAAAAAGTCGACGGTGTGATGGTGGTCTGGCGGCACGGCGATCTGCACGCCAAGTACGCGCTGCCGTTCATCGAAAAGGGGATGCCGACCTGGATCGACAAACCGTTCACCATAAACCCGAAAGAGACCGATGCGATCTTTGCCGCAGCCAAAAAGAGCGGCGCGGTGCTCGCCGGGGGCTCGACGGTCAAATATGTCCCCGCAATTTTAGATTGCAAAAAGGCGGTCGAAGCCGCGGGCGACCAATTCAAAGGCGGCTCGATGACTTACGCGGTCTCGATGGAAAACGATTACGGCAACCTCTTCTTTTACAGCCAGCATCTCGTCGAGTGCGCGCTTGAGGTCTTCGGTTACGGCGTCAAGAGCGTTTTCGGTGCCTCCGACGGCAAGAATGCCACCGCGATTTTGAAATATGCCGATAAGGACTGCGTTTTGCACTTTGTCAGCGACAACTACCGCTACCGTGTGATGATGCACCTCGGAAAAGAGACCGATTACCGCGATTTCGACATCCCCGGCAGTTATTTTTACGGCTTCTCGGAATTCGCCAAAGCCATCGAAGCCAAAAAGACGCTGCTCTCCGAGTCCCACATGAAAGAAGCCGTCAACGTCCTCTGGGCAGTCGACCAGTCGATCAAAACCGGCAAAGAAGTGACATTATAA
- the pgsA gene encoding CDP-diacylglycerol--glycerol-3-phosphate 3-phosphatidyltransferase → METKKEKMNLPNRLTVFRILCVPFFLFFLLVGDIPLNVLWAGLIFTVAMVTDLLDGRIARKYNIVTAFGKFWDPLADKLITLTALIAIAALSNSAILPVVVACVVLWRELLVTGLRLTAVSGSGKVIGANIWGKLKTTFQCIYIGFELFSMFFTDNLRLPENSAFYADTFAPIFNIIIMVTACIMIALTIWSGWTYYRDNREALKM, encoded by the coding sequence ATGGAAACCAAAAAAGAAAAAATGAATCTTCCGAACAGACTGACGGTATTCCGGATCTTGTGCGTGCCGTTTTTTCTGTTTTTTCTGCTTGTCGGCGACATCCCGTTGAATGTCCTCTGGGCAGGCCTTATCTTCACGGTGGCAATGGTCACCGACCTGCTCGACGGGCGTATCGCGCGCAAATATAATATTGTGACCGCGTTCGGCAAGTTCTGGGACCCGCTCGCCGACAAACTCATCACTCTCACGGCACTCATTGCCATTGCCGCGCTCAGCAATTCGGCGATTTTACCGGTCGTCGTGGCCTGCGTGGTGCTTTGGCGCGAACTCCTCGTGACGGGTCTGCGGCTGACTGCCGTCAGCGGTTCGGGCAAAGTAATCGGCGCCAACATCTGGGGAAAACTCAAAACCACCTTCCAGTGCATCTATATCGGCTTTGAATTGTTCTCGATGTTTTTTACCGATAATCTTCGGCTCCCGGAAAATAGCGCTTTTTACGCCGATACCTTTGCGCCGATTTTTAACATTATCATCATGGTCACCGCATGCATCATGATCGCCTTGACCATCTGGTCCGGTTGGACGTACTACCGCGATAACAGAGAAGCGTTAAAAATGTGA
- the rimO gene encoding 30S ribosomal protein S12 methylthiotransferase RimO, with product MAINAALVTLGCAKNLVDAERILYKMYTNGINILADVAGADVVIVNTCAFIDAAKQEGIDTILEYAALKKEGRLKGIVVTGCMAQRYADEIKKELPEVDCIISPGNNDAVCEAVKAAAAGKKLYKTNEPEQLILTGDRIRSTPDGWAYLKIADGCDNRCSYCTIPFIRGKFRSVPIPDLAAEAKELTDGGVSELILIAQDTTRYGEDLYGRQALPELVEALSKIEALKKIRIMYLYPDRISDEIINCFSNNPKVVKYIDLPLQHADETVLKLMNRRGNDKTLLALVEKLRARIPGVTLRTTVMVGFPGENKAAFETLLNFVKAARFDRLGCFVFSPQEGTPAASLPGACAERTANSRMKLIMLTQNEIMEQKNREKIGQTVEVLVEGYDRYAERWFGRSDADAPEVDGKIFFKAKNLHPGDRVNVKLTGAIGLDLIGEM from the coding sequence ATGGCGATTAACGCGGCACTCGTAACCCTCGGGTGCGCCAAAAACCTCGTGGACGCCGAACGCATCCTATACAAGATGTATACAAACGGGATCAATATCCTCGCGGACGTCGCCGGTGCCGATGTGGTCATCGTCAACACCTGCGCTTTTATCGACGCTGCCAAGCAGGAGGGTATTGACACCATCCTCGAATACGCCGCGCTCAAAAAAGAGGGGCGCCTCAAGGGCATCGTCGTGACCGGGTGCATGGCGCAGCGTTATGCCGACGAGATCAAAAAAGAACTGCCCGAGGTCGACTGCATCATTTCCCCCGGCAATAACGACGCCGTCTGCGAAGCCGTCAAAGCCGCTGCGGCAGGTAAAAAGCTATATAAGACCAATGAGCCGGAACAATTGATTCTGACCGGAGACCGCATCCGCTCGACCCCCGACGGCTGGGCGTACTTGAAAATCGCCGACGGCTGCGACAACCGCTGCAGTTATTGCACCATCCCGTTCATTCGAGGCAAATTCCGCTCGGTCCCGATCCCCGATCTGGCCGCCGAAGCAAAAGAACTCACCGACGGCGGCGTCAGCGAACTGATTTTGATCGCGCAGGACACGACCCGCTACGGCGAAGACCTCTACGGCAGACAGGCGCTCCCCGAACTGGTGGAAGCTCTTTCAAAAATCGAAGCCCTGAAAAAAATCCGCATCATGTATCTCTACCCCGACCGTATCAGCGACGAAATCATCAATTGTTTTTCAAACAATCCCAAGGTTGTCAAGTATATCGATCTTCCGCTTCAGCACGCCGACGAAACGGTTTTAAAGCTGATGAACCGGCGCGGGAACGATAAAACACTGCTGGCGCTGGTCGAAAAATTGCGCGCACGCATCCCCGGTGTCACCCTGCGCACGACCGTGATGGTCGGATTCCCGGGCGAGAACAAAGCCGCGTTCGAAACATTATTGAATTTCGTCAAAGCCGCCAGGTTTGACCGGCTCGGCTGTTTTGTCTTTTCCCCGCAGGAGGGAACGCCCGCCGCATCCTTACCCGGTGCCTGTGCCGAACGGACTGCGAACAGCCGTATGAAGCTCATTATGCTCACGCAAAATGAGATCATGGAGCAAAAAAACCGCGAAAAGATCGGGCAGACAGTCGAGGTATTGGTCGAGGGCTATGACCGTTACGCCGAGCGGTGGTTCGGGCGCAGCGACGCCGACGCGCCCGAAGTCGACGGAAAGATTTTTTTCAAAGCAAAGAATCTGCATCCCGGCGACAGGGTCAACGTAAAATTGACCGGGGCAATCGGTTTGGATCTGATAGGGGAGATGTGA
- a CDS encoding RecX family transcriptional regulator, which produces MNKFRLSFQKQKQSLTVSADGEPLFTAYAPVVQKQGYSDGDELTETELVNFRRRCLTEDYLRRAYYYLGLRDYSKRGLAKKLGEDEEIAQAVVDGLESDGYLDDAAYAARRAGQLITVKKLSEQTAIYTLVSEGIDPETARNAVADLDSDPKERISALLEGRYRMKLQKEDGPKKAAQALARLGFRWDDIKSALSKYTDGEQLNGD; this is translated from the coding sequence ATGAATAAATTCAGGCTCTCGTTTCAAAAACAAAAACAAAGCCTGACTGTGTCGGCGGACGGCGAACCGCTCTTCACCGCTTATGCGCCCGTGGTGCAAAAACAGGGCTATTCCGACGGCGACGAACTCACCGAAACCGAACTTGTGAATTTCCGCAGGCGCTGTCTGACCGAGGATTATCTGCGGCGGGCGTATTATTATCTCGGCCTCAGAGATTATTCAAAGCGCGGACTTGCGAAAAAACTCGGCGAGGATGAAGAAATCGCCCAAGCCGTTGTCGACGGGCTCGAAAGCGACGGTTATCTCGACGATGCCGCCTACGCAGCCCGCAGAGCCGGGCAACTGATCACAGTCAAAAAGCTGTCGGAACAGACGGCAATTTATACGCTCGTCTCGGAGGGCATTGACCCCGAGACCGCTCGAAATGCCGTCGCCGACCTTGACAGCGACCCCAAAGAACGAATTTCCGCCTTGCTCGAAGGGCGGTACCGCATGAAACTGCAAAAAGAAGACGGCCCGAAAAAGGCCGCTCAGGCGCTTGCCCGTCTCGGCTTTCGCTGGGACGACATCAAAAGCGCATTATCAAAATACACGGACGGAGAACAACTCAATGGCGATTAA
- the recA gene encoding recombinase RecA, which produces MADNDQRAAALQTALAKIEKRFGKGAIMKLGDPADKKIDIVSSGSLNLDIALGVGGIPRGRIIEIYGPESSGKTTLALHIIAETQIAGGQAAFIDAEHALDPSYAKNLGVDTDNLLISQPDDGEQALEITEQLIRSGAVDTIVIDSVAALVPRNEIEGDMGDATMGMHARLMSQAMRKIAGVTSHNNCIVVFINQLREKVGGYGNPETTTGGRALKFYASVRIDVRRSDAIKDGTTVIGNRTKAKVVKNKVAPPFREAEFDIMYGKGISKEGEVLDNAVKYDVIQRAGTWFSYKENRLGQGRDNVKELLLNDKALYEEIYKLVREAIKKEAASPKSAQKGGIKAVTAESDEEAAEKPKKRVDIDITVDDE; this is translated from the coding sequence ATGGCAGACAACGATCAAAGAGCGGCTGCATTGCAAACGGCGCTTGCCAAAATCGAAAAACGCTTTGGAAAAGGCGCTATTATGAAACTCGGCGATCCCGCCGATAAAAAAATCGACATCGTCTCGAGCGGCTCCCTCAACCTCGATATCGCGCTCGGCGTCGGAGGCATCCCGCGCGGCAGAATCATTGAGATTTACGGACCCGAATCTTCGGGCAAAACCACGCTTGCGTTACATATCATCGCCGAAACCCAAATTGCCGGCGGACAAGCGGCTTTCATCGACGCGGAACATGCGCTCGACCCGTCCTATGCCAAAAACCTCGGCGTTGACACGGATAATCTCTTAATCTCCCAGCCCGACGACGGCGAACAGGCGCTCGAGATCACCGAGCAGCTGATCCGCTCCGGCGCTGTCGATACCATTGTCATCGACTCGGTTGCGGCTTTGGTTCCGCGCAACGAAATCGAGGGCGACATGGGCGATGCGACCATGGGCATGCATGCCCGCCTGATGAGCCAGGCCATGCGCAAAATCGCGGGCGTGACCTCACATAATAACTGTATTGTCGTCTTTATCAATCAGCTGCGCGAAAAAGTCGGCGGCTACGGCAACCCCGAGACCACGACCGGTGGCCGCGCGCTGAAGTTTTACGCCTCTGTGCGCATCGACGTTCGCCGCAGCGACGCCATCAAAGACGGCACGACCGTCATCGGCAACCGCACCAAAGCCAAAGTCGTCAAGAATAAAGTCGCGCCGCCGTTTCGGGAGGCCGAATTTGACATCATGTACGGCAAAGGCATCTCCAAAGAGGGCGAAGTGCTCGACAACGCCGTCAAATATGACGTCATCCAGCGCGCCGGCACCTGGTTTTCCTATAAAGAGAATCGCCTCGGGCAGGGCCGCGACAACGTCAAGGAACTGTTATTGAACGACAAGGCGCTCTATGAGGAGATCTATAAACTCGTGCGCGAGGCCATTAAAAAAGAAGCCGCTTCCCCGAAATCCGCTCAAAAAGGCGGCATCAAAGCTGTTACCGCCGAATCGGACGAAGAGGCCGCGGAAAAGCCCAAGAAGCGGGTAGACATCGATATCACGGTCGACGATGAATAA
- the ychF gene encoding redox-regulated ATPase YchF: protein MKVGIIGLPNVGKSTLFNAITNAGAQAANYPFCTIEPNIGVVAVPDKRLDALAKIYSPLKNTPAVIEFLDIAGLVRGASKGEGLGNKFLANIREVDAIVQVVRCFEDTEIIHVEGSVDPMRDVDIVNLELIFADLELASRREDKARKSAKGDKKYDVEADFFMRLAKHLEDGKPAYSFETTGEDEDYWLNNSGLLSSKPMIYAANLSEADFKSETENKGLIKLRELAARTGSKVLPICAKLEEEITELTPDEKLLFLADLGMDESGLDRLVREAYDLLGLISYLTAGQPEVRAWTIKKGTKAPQAAGKIHSDFERGFIRAEVISFDELIKNGSIAAAKEKGLVRSEGKEYVMQDGDVVLFRFNV from the coding sequence ATGAAAGTCGGAATCATCGGACTTCCGAATGTCGGAAAAAGCACCTTGTTCAACGCCATCACCAACGCGGGCGCTCAGGCGGCCAATTATCCGTTTTGCACGATTGAACCGAACATCGGCGTCGTAGCCGTTCCGGACAAACGCCTCGACGCGCTCGCGAAAATTTACAGTCCCCTCAAAAACACTCCCGCCGTCATTGAGTTTCTCGACATCGCGGGTCTTGTACGCGGCGCTTCCAAGGGCGAGGGACTCGGCAATAAATTTTTAGCCAACATCCGTGAAGTCGACGCCATCGTGCAAGTCGTCCGGTGTTTTGAAGACACCGAGATCATCCACGTCGAAGGCAGCGTCGATCCGATGCGCGACGTCGACATCGTCAATCTCGAACTCATTTTCGCTGATCTCGAGCTGGCTTCGCGGCGCGAAGACAAAGCCCGAAAGAGCGCAAAGGGCGACAAGAAATACGACGTCGAAGCCGATTTTTTCATGCGGCTCGCGAAACACCTCGAGGACGGCAAGCCCGCTTATTCGTTTGAGACAACCGGAGAGGACGAGGATTATTGGCTGAATAATTCCGGCCTTTTAAGCAGCAAGCCGATGATCTATGCGGCAAACCTGTCCGAAGCCGATTTTAAATCCGAGACCGAAAACAAAGGCCTCATCAAACTGCGCGAACTCGCCGCAAGAACCGGCAGCAAAGTGCTTCCCATCTGCGCCAAACTCGAAGAGGAGATCACCGAACTTACCCCGGACGAAAAGCTTCTGTTTTTAGCCGATCTCGGCATGGACGAATCGGGTCTCGACCGTCTGGTGCGAGAGGCCTACGATCTGCTCGGCCTGATCTCCTATCTCACCGCCGGACAGCCCGAGGTGCGCGCGTGGACGATTAAAAAAGGCACCAAAGCGCCGCAGGCCGCCGGTAAAATCCACTCCGATTTCGAGCGCGGGTTCATTCGCGCCGAGGTTATTTCATTTGACGAATTGATCAAAAACGGTTCAATCGCGGCGGCCAAAGAAAAGGGCTTGGTCCGCAGTGAGGGAAAAGAATACGTCATGCAGGATGGAGACGTCGTTTTATTCCGCTTTAATGTGTGA